Below is a window of Defluviimonas sp. SAOS-178_SWC DNA.
ACGCAGGCTTGGCATCGAGGTGCATGAAGGTGTGGGCGTCGTCGGCATTCTCAAGGCCGGATCCGGCAACCGCGCCATCGGCCTGAGGGCCGACATGGATGCGTTGCCGATAACCGAGAAGAGCGCCCATGGCTATGTCTCGGAAAATCCGGGTGTCATGCATGCCTGCGGCCATGACGGCCACATGACCATGCTGCTTGGCGCTGCGGAATCCCTTGCACGCGACAGCGATTTCGATGGCACGGTCGTATTCCTCTTCCAGCCGAACGAGGAACACGGGCTGGGCGCTCGCGCGATGATCGATGAGGGCGTTCTGGAGAGGTTCCCAGTCGAAGAGGTCTACGCCATCCACAACCTGCCGGGCGCGCCTGTCGGGCAGATCTCCACCCGGCCGGGCCAGATCTGCGCCTCCGAGAGCCTGTTCGAGATCGCGATCACCGGCAAGGGTGGCCATGCCTCGATGCCGCACGTTGGCGTGGACGCGATCACGGTGGGGGCCGAGTTGGTGCTGGCGTTGCAGACCATCGTCTCGCGCAAGCTGGCACCAGGGGCCGGCGCGGTCGTGTCTGTGACGGAGTTTTTGACCGATGGGCAAAGAAACGTGCTGCCCGGTCGCGCAACGCTCAAAGGGGACGTGCGCGCCCGCCTGCCCGAGGACCGGCAGGCCGTGGAGGGTTTTATGCGCCAGGTCGTGGCCGGCGTTGCCGCGACCCATGGCGTGACCGCAACGATGAATTTCAACACAGAATTCATCGAGACGATCAATGCCCACGGCCCGGTCGAGGCGGTTGTCCGCGCCGCCCTCGCGGCGGGGCTGGAGGCCGACGGCAACCGCCCGCCGATGAGTTTTTCTGAGGATTTCGCCCATTTTTCCGCGGCCGTGCCCGGCTGTTTCCTTCTGATGGGGAACGGCACCGAAGGTCCGCACGGTCAGCCGCTTCATGCCGCCGACTATGATTTCAACGATGCGCTCCTGCCGATCGGTGCCGCCTTCTGGTCTGCGCTGGTCAAGGACCGACTTCCCGCCCGAAAGGACTGACTGATGAGCGATCTTTTGCCACCTGCCCGCCTCGGCCATGCTGCCGCGACCCGCAAAACCGGTGACGCCGCACTCCGGGTTTTGAGCCCCGGGGATTTTGCGACGGCGCAAACCGAGATCATGGCTTGGGACGGTTACGCAGCGACGCCGCTCGTCTCTCTCAAGGCGCTGGCGCAACGGATCGGTGTGGGTGCAGTATTTTACAAGCATGAGGGGCCGCGTTTCGGGCTGGGCAGCTTCAAGGCGCTCGGCGGGTCCTACGCCGCCCTGCGCGTGCTCCAACGTGAGATATCGAAGAGTCTCGGCCAAGACGTCAGCCTGGCAGATATCCGCGCCGGCAAGCACCGCGATGACGCGGCGCGGATCACGCTCGTTTCAGCGACCGACGGCAATCACGGCCGCTCGCTGGCTTGGGGGTGTCAGCGCTTTGGCGCGCCCTGCCGCATCTACATCCATGCCGAGGTCAGCGAAGGCCGCGCCGCGGCGATGCGCGATCTTGGCGCCGAGGTGATCCGCATCGCCGGCGACTATGACGATTCGGTCGACTTGGCGAAGGCGGAGGCCGACGCGAATGGCTGGTTCGTCGTCTCCGACACGTCCTGGCCGGGCTATTCCCAACCGCCCCGCGACGTCATGGCGGGCTACGGTGTGATGACCAGTGAGATTTGCGAGGCGCTTGACGAGGCGCCTACCCATGTCTTTTTGCAAGGCGGGGTCGGCGGCCTTGCCGCAGGTGTCGCCGCTGGGCTGCGCCAGCATTGGGGTGAAAGGGCCCCGCGCGTGGTGATCGTGGAACCGGAGCTGGCAGCCTGTCTCTATGAAAGCGCCAAGGCCGGTACCCCCACCTCGGTCAAGATTGAGGAAGAAACACTTATGGCAGGTCTCTCCTGCGGCGAACCTTCCCCGCTCGCCTGGGAGATCCTGTCGGAGGAGGCATCCGATTTCCTGACCATCCCCGAACCTGTCGTTGCACCCACGGTGCGGCTTCTCGCGCGTCCCCTCTCCGGCGATCCGGTCGTCGAGGCGGGCGAAAGCGCGGTTGCGGGCCTTGCAGCGCTAATTGCGGCGCGGGCCGATACGGGCCTATCATCGAAACTCGGCCTTGATGCGAAGTCCCGCGTGTTGCTGATCGGCTCCGAAGGCATCACCGACCCGGCGATCTTCAGGATGATTATGGATGGACGAGATGTCGACTAACGCCCCCGAACGCGGTTTCCCCGAGGCGGAATTTGCCGCCCGCACTGCCAAGGCGCAAGAAAGGATGGCGAAGGAGGGGCTCGCCGGACTCCTCCTGATGACCGAACCCGATGTGCGTTACTTCTCGGGCTTCCAGACCTTGTTCTGGCAAAGCCCGACCCGGCCGTGGTTCCTGTTCGTCCCCGCCACGGGCAAGCCCGTCGCGGCGATTCCGGAAATCGGCGCCGTCCTGATGCGGCGCTCGTGGCTTGACGATGTTCGCACGTGGAGCGCGCCCTGCCCGAAGGACGACGGGATCAGTATTCTAACCGACCTCCTCGCACCGCTTGCAAGTGAGCGGGCGAAAGTTGGCTTGATGAAGGGGCACGAAACGTCGCTCCGGATGCCGCTTGGCGATTGGGAGCGGCTGACGGCCAACCTGCCTGGCTTGCACTTCGCCGACGCCACCTGGCTCGTGCAGGGCCTGCGCATGGTGAAATCTCCCGCCGAGATCGAAAAGCTAGCCCATATCTGCGCCATCGGATCGGCCACGTTCGCCCGAGTGCCCGAGATCGTGGCCGAAGGCATGCCGTTCGAAGAAGTGTTCCGCAGTTTCCGGCGCGAAGCGCTGGCTCAGGGGGCGGATGACGCTCCCTATGTGGTCGGCGCGTCCGAGCCGGGCGGCTATACAGATGTCATCTCGCCCCCCTCGCGGCGACCGCTTCAGGCGGGTGACGTGCTGATGCTCGACACAGGCTGCACGTGGGACGGTTATTTCTGCGACTTCGACCGCAATTGGGCCATCGGCAAAGCCGATGACATGTCCCGACGCGCCCATGAGACGCTCTGGCATGCGACGGAGGCGGGGCTTGCGGCTGCCAGACCCGGCAATACTTGTCGCGACCTCTTCCACGCCATGTCGACGGTCATCGCAGAGATGGACCCGTCGGGCGGCGATATCGGGCGGCTGGGCCATGGACTCGGGATGCAACTCACCGAACAACCCTCCCATGCAGCTTTCGACGAAACCGTGCTTGAAGCCGGTATGGTACTGACTTTGGAACCCTCGCTGTCCTACGGGGCCGGCCTGATGATGGTACACGAGGAAAACATCGTGGTAAGGTCAGGCGGGGCCGAACTTCTCACTACACGCGCACCGCAGAGCCTGCCCGTCATCGGCGGCTGAAGCCAGATTGCCATGCCCCCGGCTGCAAAGGCTGCCGGGAGTGCGAGCCTCACCCTATAGGATGTCGAGCGATACCTTAACTCGATCCATCACGATTGAGGAGGTGAACCGGCTGATATTCGATTCATCGAAGAAATATTCTTGGGTGAACGCCTCATACTCCGCGATGTCCTTGACCACTACGATCACGATGAAGTCGGCTTCGCCGGTTGTGTAGTAGCATTGCTGCACGGCGTGGGAATTGCGCATCTTCCGTTTGAAAGCATCAAGATGCATTCGGCTTTCCCGCTCCAGCACGACCTCGACTATCACCGTCAACTCGCGCCCGAGCTTTCCGGGCGACAGAACGGCGATTTCCTTCTCGATCACCCCGGTTTCACGCAGCCGCTTGAGCCGCTTCTGAACGGCTGGCGTCGACAGCCCGATCGACAACCCCAATGATTCGGCCGTCAGACGCGCGTCTGACTGCACCAAGCGAAGGATTTCATGATCTTTCTCGTCCATGGCTGCATTTCGATCATCGAGCCCATCATGCGCAACCCTTTTTATCGAAATTTGCGGGAATTTGACGAAAAGCCTCCCGTCAAGTCGATAAGCTTTCACGTGGGAAATCAGTGGGGAAACGTAGGTGGGTGAAGTGGCAACAGTTTGGTGCTGCTATATTTTCCTCGTCTGGGGCTCCCGCATCCGGTATCTGCATCACTAGGGAGGAACGTATGACATCCAAATTGAACACAGCGCTCATCGTCGCCGGAGGCTTGCTAGCAGCCAGTGCGATTTCGGCTACCGCCGGCCCGCTGGCCGACCGGATCGCCGCGGGCGAACCGATCCGTATCGGTTTCTCGAATATTCCGATCTGGGGGTATCCGGATGAAAAGGGGGAAGCCAAGGGTTTCGTGAACGAAATCGCGCTCGGCATACTTGCCAAGATGGGTCACACCGACGTCGAAACCTCCGTCAACGATTGGGGCGGCCTTATCCCTGGGCTTCAGGCGAACCGCTACGACTTGATCACTGGTGGGCTTTATATTCTCGGCAGCCGTTGTGAGAACATCAACTTCTCCGAGCCGATCGTAGTCACAGGCGATGCGTTCCTGGTGCCTGCCGGAAATCCGAAAAATCTTAATAATTACAAGGATGTACTGGCGCAGAGCGATTCTGTCTTGGCGATGTATGCAGGTTCCAACACAGTTGAAGCGGCGCGGAAAGAAGGCCTTGTCGACGCTCAGATCATGCAGTTGCCCGGGCCAGCAGAGGTACTTGCTGCGATGAAATCGGGACGCGCAGATGCTGCGGCACTGACGTATTTCGAAGCGGTGGACTTCGCCGCGCAGTCTGATGGGAAATTCGAAATCACCGATCCCGACGCGCTGCCTGACTGGACCAAGAACTGGGTCGGGGTCGGCTTCCGGTTCGAGGACGAGGACTTCATGAAGGAGTTCAACGCAGCGCTGGCTGAATATGTCGGCTCGGAAGAGATGCTTGCGGCAGTCAAGGAATACGGCGTTACTGAAGTAAACGTACCGAAAGGCGAGACCACCGAGTGGATCTGCGCCAACCGCTGATCAACCGCGGCGGCACCCGACTGGGTGCCGTCGCGACCTTCAAGACGTTTGCAACAGAATGCACCCATGAGCACACTCGACTTTCTTGTCCTCTACTGGCCGCGATTGCTGTCCGGGACAGGCATTACCATCGCCCAGTTCTTGCTCGCAGCCGTTCTGGGCGTCGCAGTATCACTGTGCATGGGCCTGTTGAAGCTGTCTCACAGTCCGGTTTTGCGCGGCGCGGCGGTCACATATATTGAAATATTCCGCGGCACGTCCCTCGTTGTCCAACTTTACTGGATTTTCTTCGTACTGCCCCTCTTTGGCCTGTCGATCGAGAAATTTACCGCCGGTTTCGTAGCGGTTGGTTTGAATATCGGTGCCTATGGCGCCGAACTGGTGCGAGGCGGTATCCTGTCGGTGCCGAAGGGCCAGTGGGAGGCCGCGCTTGCGATCAACATGAGCCCGGCAAAGCGCATGTGCCGCATCATCCTGCCGCAGGCTCT
It encodes the following:
- a CDS encoding amidohydrolase, whose translation is MDKRHQELVALRHAFHRNPELGFQELRTKARIAAHLRRLGIEVHEGVGVVGILKAGSGNRAIGLRADMDALPITEKSAHGYVSENPGVMHACGHDGHMTMLLGAAESLARDSDFDGTVVFLFQPNEEHGLGARAMIDEGVLERFPVEEVYAIHNLPGAPVGQISTRPGQICASESLFEIAITGKGGHASMPHVGVDAITVGAELVLALQTIVSRKLAPGAGAVVSVTEFLTDGQRNVLPGRATLKGDVRARLPEDRQAVEGFMRQVVAGVAATHGVTATMNFNTEFIETINAHGPVEAVVRAALAAGLEADGNRPPMSFSEDFAHFSAAVPGCFLLMGNGTEGPHGQPLHAADYDFNDALLPIGAAFWSALVKDRLPARKD
- a CDS encoding diaminopropionate ammonia-lyase: MSDLLPPARLGHAAATRKTGDAALRVLSPGDFATAQTEIMAWDGYAATPLVSLKALAQRIGVGAVFYKHEGPRFGLGSFKALGGSYAALRVLQREISKSLGQDVSLADIRAGKHRDDAARITLVSATDGNHGRSLAWGCQRFGAPCRIYIHAEVSEGRAAAMRDLGAEVIRIAGDYDDSVDLAKAEADANGWFVVSDTSWPGYSQPPRDVMAGYGVMTSEICEALDEAPTHVFLQGGVGGLAAGVAAGLRQHWGERAPRVVIVEPELAACLYESAKAGTPTSVKIEEETLMAGLSCGEPSPLAWEILSEEASDFLTIPEPVVAPTVRLLARPLSGDPVVEAGESAVAGLAALIAARADTGLSSKLGLDAKSRVLLIGSEGITDPAIFRMIMDGRDVD
- a CDS encoding M24 family metallopeptidase, coding for MSTNAPERGFPEAEFAARTAKAQERMAKEGLAGLLLMTEPDVRYFSGFQTLFWQSPTRPWFLFVPATGKPVAAIPEIGAVLMRRSWLDDVRTWSAPCPKDDGISILTDLLAPLASERAKVGLMKGHETSLRMPLGDWERLTANLPGLHFADATWLVQGLRMVKSPAEIEKLAHICAIGSATFARVPEIVAEGMPFEEVFRSFRREALAQGADDAPYVVGASEPGGYTDVISPPSRRPLQAGDVLMLDTGCTWDGYFCDFDRNWAIGKADDMSRRAHETLWHATEAGLAAARPGNTCRDLFHAMSTVIAEMDPSGGDIGRLGHGLGMQLTEQPSHAAFDETVLEAGMVLTLEPSLSYGAGLMMVHEENIVVRSGGAELLTTRAPQSLPVIGG
- a CDS encoding Lrp/AsnC family transcriptional regulator: MDEKDHEILRLVQSDARLTAESLGLSIGLSTPAVQKRLKRLRETGVIEKEIAVLSPGKLGRELTVIVEVVLERESRMHLDAFKRKMRNSHAVQQCYYTTGEADFIVIVVVKDIAEYEAFTQEYFFDESNISRFTSSIVMDRVKVSLDIL
- a CDS encoding transporter substrate-binding domain-containing protein, which translates into the protein MTSKLNTALIVAGGLLAASAISATAGPLADRIAAGEPIRIGFSNIPIWGYPDEKGEAKGFVNEIALGILAKMGHTDVETSVNDWGGLIPGLQANRYDLITGGLYILGSRCENINFSEPIVVTGDAFLVPAGNPKNLNNYKDVLAQSDSVLAMYAGSNTVEAARKEGLVDAQIMQLPGPAEVLAAMKSGRADAAALTYFEAVDFAAQSDGKFEITDPDALPDWTKNWVGVGFRFEDEDFMKEFNAALAEYVGSEEMLAAVKEYGVTEVNVPKGETTEWICANR
- the ehuC gene encoding ectoine/hydroxyectoine ABC transporter permease subunit EhuC, with the protein product MSTLDFLVLYWPRLLSGTGITIAQFLLAAVLGVAVSLCMGLLKLSHSPVLRGAAVTYIEIFRGTSLVVQLYWIFFVLPLFGLSIEKFTAGFVAVGLNIGAYGAELVRGGILSVPKGQWEAALAINMSPAKRMCRIILPQALVNMLPPWGNLMIELLKGTALVSLISVADLMFEARQINASTYLSAQIFGAALIIYYILARFMVTPFMRWLERHMARKLGKA